The Coffea arabica cultivar ET-39 chromosome 1e, Coffea Arabica ET-39 HiFi, whole genome shotgun sequence genome has a window encoding:
- the LOC113743726 gene encoding autophagy-related protein 8i-like, which translates to MGKGGTSISFKDQFTFEERCAESQEMMAKYPDRLPVVVEKYLKTDLPDMEKKKFLVPRDMSVGQFIHVLSGRLHLAPGKALFVFVENTLPQTSSLMQFVYESYKEEDGFVYMCYSSEKTFGCDL; encoded by the exons ATGGGGAAAGGCGGCACGAGTATCTCCTTCAAAGACCAATTCACTTTTG AGGAAAGGTGCGCAGAATCGCAAGAGATGATGGCTAAGTATCCCGACCGACTACCT GTGGTCGTGGAAAAGTATCTCAAAACTGATCTTCCCGACATGGAGAAGAAGAA ATTCCTAGTGCCTAGAGACATGTCTGTGGGACAGTTCATTCACGTCCTTAGCGGGAGGCTCCATCTGGCTCCCGGGAAAGCTCTTTTTGTATTTGTCGAGAACACCTTGCCTCAAACAT CAAGTTTGATGCAGTTTGTTTATGAATCGTACAAGGAAGAAGATGGATTTGTTTATATGTGCTACAGCAGTGAGAAAACCTTTGGTTGTGACTTGTGA